The genomic interval TAGATTCTACTTTCATGAGGTCCGCTTAAAGGCATGCATGCGAGTAAGCGGACGCTAAGCGTGCTTTTGTTCATTTGGGTTGCATCACGGACATCCCTTCCTTTCTGAGCATACTTATGCTCCCACCACATTCCTCAATCGGCTGGAGTTATGTTGATTGGATAGGAAGCTGAAGGTAGGAAGGGTGCAAACCACCTGTATGGATGATGTGCTTTCCTTTATTATCGGGTACATAGCCGGGATTTCCAGGCATGATAGCTCCCAAATCGTTTCTCGAACTGATCACAAACCGAAGCTGTTGGCCTGGATAGAAAACAACGCCAATCGGAAAAAGATCGATCTCAATTTCTGCGATCTCGCCCGGCTGCAATTTTTCAACCCGGTCAAAGCTATGTGCCGGAACATCATTGGTTGAAAGTTTTTCATCCAGATGGCGGGCAGATACACGCAGGCGGCCATTAGATCCTTTATATCTCAAAACAGATCCACCCCGTTCTGTGAGATCCTGCATCATCGCTCCTTGATTGGGTACTATAAATTGTTGTAGATGATTGCCGTGAATATCTAGCTTTTGTAGGAGAATAAACAAATCCATGTCATCGGCACCCTCTGCTTCTACCCATAAATGCGCTTTAGGATATCCAACCAAAGTGGTTTGCTTTTCGAAGCGGATGGTGAATGATGCCAGACCAGGCTCTGCTCCGGGTTTTGCATCGTAGAACACTTTCGTGTCCTGTGCCGGAGCTTCGGTTGTCATTGCACGAGATCTGCCGTTAAGATAATATTTCAGGTTGGTTACCCCTTTTGGTGGAAACTCTCCGGCGGGCTGATTGATAAGATCGCCGCCTTGAAAATCATGTATGGAGTAGCGTACACGAGGAGTCTGCTTCCAACCATTTTCCTCTCCCTTCAGATAGTAGTCAAAAAAGCGACGCAGATCCTCAAGGTTGGATTTCTCATAATAGTCAGGCCATTCTTGGGTATTGTGAATACGCAACCATTTCTCTTTGGAAGCCATTCGCCGCCAGGCCCGGAATGTACCGGCTGTATGCAAGGTATTAGAATAACTGGCCACCACGTAAGCCGGCACTGTAATCTTTTCAAACCGTGCCATCTTGTCTTCCCAAAGCTCATTGTTTGCAAGCGGATAACGCAGTGCCTCCTGATAAACATCTTCGCGCCCTCCCTTGCCCACATGGTTTACCTGCAGTCGTTTGGTAAAACTAAGGTCTGACATTCCCCCGTGCATGGTCATATCACGATAGGCATCGCTCAAACCTTCCCATGGATTAATTGCGGCTAAGTGCAGGGGCTGTTCAGCGGCCGTGAACCATTGTGAGATAGCCAGATAAGAAGTGCCACTCATCCCTACTTTGCTATTGCACCAATCCTGTACGGCAAGCCATTCGATCAGATCGTGGCAGTCCTTTCCCTCCTGCCGTCCAATCATATAGATATCACCCTCAGAATGGGCAATACCCCGTGTGTCGGGATTGCAAACTGCATATCCTTGAGCGCACCAGAAGGCAGGGTCTGGTCCTTCAAATTTTGCTAGTCCCGAAAGCATACCGTTGTTGAGGCCAAGCA from Rhodocytophaga rosea carries:
- a CDS encoding CocE/NonD family hydrolase, giving the protein MENVKNMHVFEPAYHYNDDGKEHGLLSKFEPGTRILPAGYQVDPKFRPLPVDIVFERDVAVTLRDGVTIYVDIFRPAGTEKVPVIIAWSPYGKSGGTAPRTINLFDMLGLNNGMLSGLAKFEGPDPAFWCAQGYAVCNPDTRGIAHSEGDIYMIGRQEGKDCHDLIEWLAVQDWCNSKVGMSGTSYLAISQWFTAAEQPLHLAAINPWEGLSDAYRDMTMHGGMSDLSFTKRLQVNHVGKGGREDVYQEALRYPLANNELWEDKMARFEKITVPAYVVASYSNTLHTAGTFRAWRRMASKEKWLRIHNTQEWPDYYEKSNLEDLRRFFDYYLKGEENGWKQTPRVRYSIHDFQGGDLINQPAGEFPPKGVTNLKYYLNGRSRAMTTEAPAQDTKVFYDAKPGAEPGLASFTIRFEKQTTLVGYPKAHLWVEAEGADDMDLFILLQKLDIHGNHLQQFIVPNQGAMMQDLTERGGSVLRYKGSNGRLRVSARHLDEKLSTNDVPAHSFDRVEKLQPGEIAEIEIDLFPIGVVFYPGQQLRFVISSRNDLGAIMPGNPGYVPDNKGKHIIHTGGLHPSYLQLPIQST